Proteins from one Pseudomonas bijieensis genomic window:
- the malQ gene encoding 4-alpha-glucanotransferase codes for MSDAQLEILAARAGLAVDWIDANGRAQKVSPAVLRSVLTGLGHPAGSAQEIDASLLQLQEAQQNHQLPPLITADVGASLDLSRYFEAGTPCEIKLEDGATLNLNLDADAKLPGMVPVGYQHVSIQDQHFTLAVAPARCYSVADAVDDPTPRAWGLSAQLYALRRPGDGGFGDTQALEELARVAGERGAEAIAISPMHAMFSSDTGRYSPYSPSSRLFLNSLYAAPGTILGERALRTAIDATGLTNQLRTLEEQPLIDWPVAAQAKQKILRALYDGFSQGEHPLHEDFSSFRHTSGEALENHCRFEALQAERAARGESLDWRQWPEEWRDPRSTALGHFAEENADEIGFHAFCQWLIARCLERAQSAAKSSGMGIGLIADLAVGADGGGSQAWSRQDELLASLTVGAPPDILNRSGQGWGISAFSPEGLVRNGFRAFIEMLRANFAHAGGLRIDHVMGLQRLWVIPNDAPPSDGAYLYYPVDDLLRLLALESHRHQAIVLGEDLGTVPDGLREKLSARSILGMRVLLFEQDNTHFKPILDWPDNALATTSTHDLPTLNGWWHGHDIDWNARLDLIDSHTEMDWRKHREREREGLRQVLNQDPQNFREEHRETDQVLDASVRFLGHTRAPLVLLPLEDALGIEEQANLPGTIDTHPNWRRRLTQQSQALLDDPDAARRLEILACARLQANERDR; via the coding sequence CCTGGCGGTGGATTGGATCGATGCCAATGGCCGGGCCCAGAAAGTCTCGCCGGCCGTCTTGCGCTCGGTCCTTACCGGCCTGGGCCACCCAGCCGGCAGCGCCCAGGAAATCGACGCCAGCCTGCTGCAGTTGCAGGAAGCTCAACAGAACCATCAATTGCCACCGCTGATCACCGCCGACGTCGGGGCCAGCCTGGACTTGAGCCGCTACTTCGAGGCGGGGACGCCTTGCGAAATCAAACTCGAAGATGGCGCGACACTGAACCTGAACCTCGATGCCGACGCCAAGCTGCCGGGGATGGTCCCAGTGGGTTATCAGCATGTCAGCATCCAGGACCAGCATTTCACCCTCGCCGTCGCACCGGCCCGTTGCTACAGCGTGGCCGATGCGGTGGACGACCCGACGCCACGGGCCTGGGGCCTGAGCGCACAACTGTATGCCCTCAGGCGTCCCGGTGACGGCGGCTTCGGTGATACCCAAGCCCTGGAGGAACTGGCACGGGTGGCCGGCGAGCGCGGGGCCGAGGCCATTGCCATCAGCCCGATGCATGCCATGTTCAGTAGCGACACCGGGCGCTACAGCCCCTACTCACCGTCGAGCCGACTGTTTCTCAACAGCCTGTACGCGGCGCCGGGGACCATCCTCGGCGAACGCGCCCTGCGCACCGCCATCGACGCCACCGGCCTGACCAATCAACTGCGTACCCTGGAAGAGCAGCCACTGATCGACTGGCCGGTCGCCGCCCAAGCCAAGCAGAAAATTCTGCGCGCCCTTTACGACGGCTTCAGCCAGGGCGAGCATCCGCTGCATGAAGACTTCAGCAGTTTCCGTCACACCAGCGGCGAAGCCCTGGAGAACCATTGCCGCTTCGAGGCCTTGCAGGCCGAACGCGCCGCCCGCGGCGAAAGCCTCGACTGGCGGCAGTGGCCGGAAGAATGGCGCGATCCGCGCAGTACGGCCTTGGGCCATTTTGCCGAAGAAAATGCCGATGAAATCGGCTTCCACGCCTTTTGCCAATGGTTGATCGCTCGCTGCCTGGAACGTGCCCAGAGCGCAGCCAAATCCAGCGGCATGGGCATTGGCCTGATCGCCGACCTGGCGGTGGGTGCCGATGGCGGTGGCAGCCAGGCCTGGAGCCGACAGGACGAACTGCTCGCTTCGCTGACCGTGGGCGCACCGCCCGACATTCTCAACCGCTCCGGCCAAGGCTGGGGGATCTCCGCGTTTTCCCCGGAAGGCCTGGTGCGTAACGGCTTTCGCGCATTCATTGAAATGTTGCGGGCCAACTTCGCCCACGCCGGCGGCTTGCGCATCGATCATGTCATGGGCTTGCAACGGCTCTGGGTGATTCCTAACGACGCCCCACCCTCCGATGGCGCCTACCTGTATTACCCGGTAGACGACCTGCTGCGCCTGCTGGCACTCGAATCCCATCGTCACCAAGCCATTGTGCTCGGCGAAGACCTTGGCACCGTGCCAGATGGCCTGCGGGAAAAACTCAGCGCCCGCTCGATCCTGGGCATGCGCGTGCTGTTGTTCGAACAGGACAACACCCACTTCAAGCCAATCCTCGATTGGCCGGACAATGCCCTGGCAACCACCAGCACCCATGACTTGCCAACGCTCAATGGCTGGTGGCACGGTCACGACATCGACTGGAACGCCCGGCTGGACCTGATCGATTCCCACACCGAAATGGACTGGCGCAAACACCGCGAGCGCGAACGTGAAGGCCTGCGCCAGGTACTGAACCAGGATCCGCAGAACTTTCGCGAGGAACACCGCGAAACCGACCAGGTACTGGATGCCAGCGTGCGCTTCCTCGGCCACACCCGCGCGCCGCTGGTGTTGCTGCCTCTCGAAGACGCCCTGGGCATCGAGGAACAGGCGAACCTGCCGGGCACCATCGACACCCACCCCAATTGGCGCCGCCGCCTGACCCAGCAAAGCCAGGCGTTACTGGATGACCCGGACGCCGCCCGGCGTCTGGAAATACTCGCCTGTGCCAGACTTCAGGCGAACGAGCGTGACCGATGA